AGCATCATGTATTTGCCATCCCACTCTGTGGTCGCAGAACATGCACCTTCATGGAAAATTGCTTCAATATGACCGAAATCATCACCAGCCATAACTTGAGTTAGAAAGTCATCACGATCCATGTAATCGGTGATATCTAGGTCAACCAGGTTCTTAAATTTTTTGCCATCTTTTAAGTTGTCGACAACTAGAATATCGTTGTGGCCTGCTTTATTGAGTGCCTTAACAATATTGCTGCCAATCATGCCTGCACCACCAGTTACGATAATCATATTTCTTCCTACTTTTTTGAATACAAACTCACACGAGTATAGCAAGGAACAAACGAAGCGAGCTAGCGGAATAATTCTTTAATTCTAGTGTAATGTAGTGATGTTAATTGAGATATTCTATCCATTTTCGTCAGAGCTAATTCGACCAGATGTGAACAGGTCGATCTATCTGTTTAGTGGCGATATACTGAACCACTAAACGGATAGGGATCTAATTACTAATGAAAACACGTGACAAGATTGTTTACGCAGCTCTAGAGCTTTTTAATGAGCACGGCGAGCGTAGTATTACGACCAATCATATTGCTGAGCACATCGAAATCAGCCCAGGTAACCTCTACTACCACTTCCGCAACAAACAAGAAATTGTACGTGATATCTTTACTCTCTACTCGACTGAGTTACTTGAAAGGTTTACTCCGATTCAAGGGCAGCAAGAAAGCCTGACGCTACTAAAAAGCTACTTAGATTCAATCTTCACATTGATGTGGAAGTACCGATTCTTCTATGCGAACCTGCCTGAAATATTATCTCGTGATGAAAAACTGCATCTTGATTACATGGCCGTTCAAGAAAAGCTGCAAACGAATCTTGTGGATATTATGAGAGCTTTTGTTGAGTTGAACTTGCTAAAAGCAACAGATACAGAAATGAAGTCGATGGTCACATCTCTCCACTTGATCGCATCGGGTTGGTTGGCGTATCAGTCGGCGATGTCTCCAAAATCTCAAATTACGGAGCAAGTTGTTCACCAAGGAATGCTGCAGATGATCGCAACCGTTAAACCGATTGCAACGACTCAAGGCTTTGAGCAACTGACATTGTTAGAAGATGGTGTAAGAGCGCTGAACAGCAAATAAAAGCGAAGATGTGGGTAAGCGGTAAGTCGGATTCGGGTAACGAGAGCGGAAAGCGCAGATTCGAGTGGTGGGATATAAATCGTGACGTCATTCCCTACAGCGAGGAACGAGCGTGATAGGGAATCTCTCTTTATCCTCGAGGGTAGCAATCTCAAGCGAGATTCCAGATATTTCGTCCCTCAATTCTGGAATGACTGAGTTTGATTAATGCGAATTCGGAAATTTTCAGCTCTTTGGGCTTGTTCTTCGCATCTCGGTTACTTATATCTCGTATCTGTTTTTACCTAACCAACCATCTTTTCGGGTTTTGAGCTTGGCTGTTTCTACGAATTTCAAAGTACAGCGATGGTCGGGTTTGTCCACCAGTGTCACCGGCGAGAGCTATCGCCTCACCCGCTTTAACCTTGTCACCTTCTTTCTTTAAAAGCGCTTGGTTAAAGCCATACAGTGTCATGTCGCCTTTACCGTGATCAAGCAGCACCACTAAGCCATACCCACGTAAATACTCTGCGAATACGACGGTGCCTGAGTAAACAGATTTTACCTGCTGACCGTATTTCGCTTTGATCACCATGCCTTTCCAATTTACTTGGCCAGTTTGGCGTGAGCCGTAGTTATGCAGAACTTTATCTTTGATTGGCCAAGGCAGTTTACCTTTACGTTTGGCTAAGCCATCCATAGGGACAGCATTGCGTCTCTCTCGTGCGGCTTTTTCTGCTTTCGCTATTTCGGCTTTTAGGCGAGTTTCATTACGTTGAAGTTCGGCTAAGTAATTTTTGTCGCCAGAGATGTTTTTCTTAATACTGCCGACAGTCTTTTTACGCTGTGTTTGGGTCTGCGATAGTTTGTTGCGCTTTGCTACCTGTTGATTTAACAGCGTTGCTATTTGTTCTTGCTCAAGTTGGCGTTGCTTATGGCTTTCTTCTAATTCAAGTTGAGTTTGTTCGATCGTTTTGATTGTTGCAGATCGCGCTTTGGCGAGGTGTTGGTAATAGTGACTAATGCGGTCCTCTTCAACGCCAGTATTTAAGATGTGAGAAGAGGCTTTGGCTCTGCTGGTCATGTAGTAAGTCTGAATCAGCTGCTCTAACTTGTCGGTATGGGCTTTTTTCTGTGCTGTAAGCGCTTTAATCTTATTATCTAAGCTAGCAACATTAGCATTGGCGGTATTGAGTTGTTTTTTACTTGTTTTAATGGCTTTTTCAAGTAAGGAGATAGAGAGCTCTTGTTGCTTGAGGTTTGCCTGTAAATTGTCGAGCTTCTTCTGTTGTGAGGATAGTGTTTTTTGTTGACGAGATATCTCACTCGACACACCTTTCAGCTCCCCTTTCGATGCGGCAAGTGGCGATGCAGAGAAAAGAACAGCACAAAGGCTGGAAGATATCAAAAGAACAGTGCTAATTACTTGGACTGGTTTCATCATTATCGTCATGTTGCTCTTATTAGTTTTCAGCATCTGCTCTTAAGTCTTTCGTATCTCGGCTCATCGAACCTAGAATCAGCTCTTATATCCCATCACCATGGATGAAGTTCTGCGAGCGACCATTGAACCCTTGGTCCATATCTAGAGATGGTTTATCTGTCTTTGGCTTGCCAACAATCTTGGCCGGAACCCCAGCGACTGTTGTATGAGGTGGTACGGCTTGTAGAACTACAGAGCAAGAACCAATTTTCGCGCCTTCACCCACTTCAATGTTGCCGAGTATTTTAGCGCCGGCACCAATCATTACACCTTCTCGGATTTTAGGGTGACGATCGCCACCTTCTTTACCTGTACCACCAAGGGTCACGTCTTGAAGAATCGATACATCATTTTCAACGACGGCTGTTTCACCAATTACAATGCCTGTCGCGTGGTCGAGCATGATAGCTTTACCGATACGAGCCGCCGGGTGAATATCAACTTGGCAAGCGACGGAGATTTGGTTTTGTAGGTAAGTGGCAAGTGCAATACGACCTTGTTTCCACAGCCAGTTAGCCACTCGGTAGCCTTGTAGAGCATGGTAGCCTTTCAGATAAAGCAGAGGCATCGAGTACATCTCGACCGCAGGATCTCGATTTACCGTCGCGCAAATATCACAAGCGGCCGCATCGATAATAGATTGGTCCTGCTTAAATGCTTGTTCAACCACTTCACGCACTGCCATTGCAGGCATTGAAGCCGTCTTTAGCTTGTTTGCTAGGATGTAGCTAAGGGCTGCGCCTAAACTTTCATGGTTGATAATGGTGGCATGATAAAAACTCGCAAGCATAGGTTCTTGCTCCGACTGCTGTCGAGCTTCTTTCACAATGCATTGCCAAACTTTTTGTTGTTCACAGTGTTTCATTTTACCGTCCATTATTTTTAAGGGGCAGATACGAGTGACGAGGTGAGAGATTCGAAGAGCGACAAGAACAGATTAAAGTAGCGAGATGCGAGTAACGAAAAGCATTTTCGTCGAACGTTTGAATGTGCTCTTCATCTTTTCGTATCTCGTTTACTCGAATCTCTCTACTGCTCTTGGGGTGCCCGAATCCCGTATCTGCTCTTATTATCTTTCTGACTTCTTGTCTCGTGCAAGTAGATCTTGTGCTGCTAAGTGTGCATCTTTCCCTTGATACAACACTTGATAAATTTGTTCAACAATTGGCATCTCAACGCCCATGCGTTCTGATAATAACCAAACTTCTTTGGTGTTGCGATAACCTTCAACGACTTGGCCAATTTCTTCTTGTGCGGTATCTACATCTTTGCCTGCGCCAAGAGCCAAACCAAAGCGACGGTTGCGTGATTGGTTATCAGTACAGGTTAGTACTAGGTCGCCTAATCCAGCCATGCCCATGAAGGTTTCTGGTTGCGCACCAAGAGCTGCGCCTAGTCGACTCATCTCAGCTAGACCGCGAGTGATAAGTGCAGTACGTGCATTGGCACCGAAACCAATACCATCCGACATGCCAGCACCAATGGCGATAACATTTTTCACTGCACCACCAAGCTGCATGCCAATAAAATCTGAATTTGCGTACACACGGAACGTTTTGCCACAGTGAATTTTTTCTTGAAGTTGCTCAAGGAATTCTGCATCAGGGGAAGCCACAGAGATTGCCGTTGGCATACCCATCGCTAGCTCTTTGGCGAAGGTAGGTCCTGATATAACTGCTAACGAGTACCCATCACCAAGCACATCGTGAGCGACATCTTTTAGCAGGCGACCAGTTTCCGGCTCTAAACCTTTAGTAGCCCAGCAGATACGAGAACAATCTGTTAAGTGAGGCTTAAGGCTATTTAAAACGATACCAAATACGTGGCTAGGGACGACAACAAGAAGATCACGACTTGCTGTTACTGCCTTCTCAAGGTCTGACTCGATGATTAGGCTTTCTGGGAAGTCGATATTTGGTAGAAATTCATTATTTGCGCGCTCGGATTCGAGACGAGCCATGTGAACAGGATCATGCCCCCACAGAACAACGTTTGCACCGTTACGCGCTAGAGAGATAGCTAAAGATGTTCCGTAAGAACCTGCGCCAATTACTGCCATGGCGATCTCTTTGCCGTAAGCGTTTGTCGAGTGAGTTGTTTCTGTCATGCTTCCACCTAAAAATAATGAGGGAAATCGAAGAGTCTTGGAAAAGCTATCCACTAAAATCAGAGGAGCTTTCAATTTTAGTACAGTGTAAAGAAAAAATGCACATCGCAGAAGTTGCGATGTGCATTTAAAAGCTAACTAGCGCTTGAATCGTTAGAGTTAAGCTCTACTTTGAGACTTAAGCTTGTTCGCCTTCAGCTTGTTGAGCTTGGTTCTGTAGGTAGTTCATGAACAAAGCATCAAAGTTTACTGGAGCTAAGTTCAGTTGTGGGAACGTACCTTTAACCACTAGGCTAGAAATTGTTTCACGAGCGTATGGGAACAGGATGTTCGGGCAGAATGCACCTAGGCAATGAGCTAGTTGGCCAGCTTCCATTTCGCTTGCAGAGAAGATGCCGCCTTGTTGAACTTCACAAAGGAATGCAGTGTCTTCTGCGTTTTTAACTGTAACCGTTAGACGTAGGATTACTTCGTATACGCCTTCGCCAAGTTCACGGCTTTGAGTGTCTAGGTCCAGTTTTACATCTGGGTTCCACTCTTTTTGAAACATGTCTGGAGAGTTTGGCGCTTCGAAAGATACGTCTTTTAGGAAGATACGTTGGATTGCGAAGTTCTGTTGTGCGTCTTGTTGTGCTGCTTCAGCCATTTTCTTGTCCTTAAAAATTTATAATTAGGTTTCGTTCGCCATCTCTGTTTAACAAAACCTTAAAGTCATATTCGTTTAGTTAGGTCAGCTTACCTTTAACTACTTTTTACCTTTCACCAAAGGTAGGTTAGCTTCGCTCCAAGCCACTAAGCCGCTTTTCAGCACGCTTACGTTTTCGAAACCAGCTTTAATCAGTAGGTTAGCGCTTTCTTGAGCTGTTTGACCTGTCTTACATACTACGATGATTGGGTCTGCTTTGTGGCTTTCAAGGCTACCAAAGCTATTTGCTTTGATATCTGACGGCAAAATGTGAACTGCGTCAGTAATATGGCCCTTTTTGAACTCATCTTTAGTTCGAATATCAACCACAACGCCGTTTTCACGGTTAATCATGTGTGTGGTTTGCGCTACCGTGATCTCTTTGTAAGCTGCGTTTGATGTCTTGATAACGTTCGCAATGATGGCAACAACCAAGCCGATCCATACGATGGCTAAAATCATATTCTCTTGAACAAATGGAACTAACTCTTGCATATCTTGAACTCTTATTCGTTATTGGGCGAAAAATTATAGGGTAGGAGTATAGCGACAAAGGGGGGGAGAAT
Above is a window of Vibrio atlanticus DNA encoding:
- a CDS encoding TetR/AcrR family transcriptional regulator produces the protein MKTRDKIVYAALELFNEHGERSITTNHIAEHIEISPGNLYYHFRNKQEIVRDIFTLYSTELLERFTPIQGQQESLTLLKSYLDSIFTLMWKYRFFYANLPEILSRDEKLHLDYMAVQEKLQTNLVDIMRAFVELNLLKATDTEMKSMVTSLHLIASGWLAYQSAMSPKSQITEQVVHQGMLQMIATVKPIATTQGFEQLTLLEDGVRALNSK
- a CDS encoding murein hydrolase activator EnvC family protein → MTIMMKPVQVISTVLLISSSLCAVLFSASPLAASKGELKGVSSEISRQQKTLSSQQKKLDNLQANLKQQELSISLLEKAIKTSKKQLNTANANVASLDNKIKALTAQKKAHTDKLEQLIQTYYMTSRAKASSHILNTGVEEDRISHYYQHLAKARSATIKTIEQTQLELEESHKQRQLEQEQIATLLNQQVAKRNKLSQTQTQRKKTVGSIKKNISGDKNYLAELQRNETRLKAEIAKAEKAARERRNAVPMDGLAKRKGKLPWPIKDKVLHNYGSRQTGQVNWKGMVIKAKYGQQVKSVYSGTVVFAEYLRGYGLVVLLDHGKGDMTLYGFNQALLKKEGDKVKAGEAIALAGDTGGQTRPSLYFEIRRNSQAQNPKRWLVR
- the cysE gene encoding serine O-acetyltransferase; this translates as MKHCEQQKVWQCIVKEARQQSEQEPMLASFYHATIINHESLGAALSYILANKLKTASMPAMAVREVVEQAFKQDQSIIDAAACDICATVNRDPAVEMYSMPLLYLKGYHALQGYRVANWLWKQGRIALATYLQNQISVACQVDIHPAARIGKAIMLDHATGIVIGETAVVENDVSILQDVTLGGTGKEGGDRHPKIREGVMIGAGAKILGNIEVGEGAKIGSCSVVLQAVPPHTTVAGVPAKIVGKPKTDKPSLDMDQGFNGRSQNFIHGDGI
- the gpsA gene encoding NAD(P)H-dependent glycerol-3-phosphate dehydrogenase, producing MTETTHSTNAYGKEIAMAVIGAGSYGTSLAISLARNGANVVLWGHDPVHMARLESERANNEFLPNIDFPESLIIESDLEKAVTASRDLLVVVPSHVFGIVLNSLKPHLTDCSRICWATKGLEPETGRLLKDVAHDVLGDGYSLAVISGPTFAKELAMGMPTAISVASPDAEFLEQLQEKIHCGKTFRVYANSDFIGMQLGGAVKNVIAIGAGMSDGIGFGANARTALITRGLAEMSRLGAALGAQPETFMGMAGLGDLVLTCTDNQSRNRRFGLALGAGKDVDTAQEEIGQVVEGYRNTKEVWLLSERMGVEMPIVEQIYQVLYQGKDAHLAAQDLLARDKKSER
- the secB gene encoding protein-export chaperone SecB; translated protein: MAEAAQQDAQQNFAIQRIFLKDVSFEAPNSPDMFQKEWNPDVKLDLDTQSRELGEGVYEVILRLTVTVKNAEDTAFLCEVQQGGIFSASEMEAGQLAHCLGAFCPNILFPYARETISSLVVKGTFPQLNLAPVNFDALFMNYLQNQAQQAEGEQA
- a CDS encoding rhodanese-like domain-containing protein, giving the protein MQELVPFVQENMILAIVWIGLVVAIIANVIKTSNAAYKEITVAQTTHMINRENGVVVDIRTKDEFKKGHITDAVHILPSDIKANSFGSLESHKADPIIVVCKTGQTAQESANLLIKAGFENVSVLKSGLVAWSEANLPLVKGKK